TCGGTCAGCTAAGAGATTGAGATCATCATCGTGTGtgattgaaaaaaaataaaataagcATATAAGCCACACAATGAGATATctgaaaatattagaaatgttattatgtttttgaattttttttttgaaatttgaCATTCAAAAttgattaaatataataagaacAATCAATTGGACATATAAAGGCAATGGATAACAACAAATATGCGAAATCAAATGAAATAACAGACAGgagtttataaataaatttagttGAAAAACATTTCGATCTATTTAAACGAAAACAGATAAACATCTTCAGTATAAGATTTTGCTTATGTCAAGAAGGTTATGATGCCTTATGAAATTGTCTTTATATTTCGATATTACCAAGAATGTTTGTTCAATAATAGTTGTATACATAATAAAACCGAAGTATGTAGAGTAATaaagagaaaataaattagaaaagaATAGTtagtttattatttattttttaattaacaaaaatgataaattcatttagaaaaatgtaatatttCTCCCATCAACTTATAATTTGCTAAAAGGGAGATTTCGATGCCGAAAACGAATTATTTCGGTTCAGATGATTTACATGAATGTAAAAACGTTAATTGTTATTAAACCCCTTTTTATGCCATATATTGAgaacaaaaataatgtaacatctagatttttaattcaaagaaaaacttttacgaaaaaaaagataagaagagtttgtaaaattttcgGAACagttatatttatattattcgTTTCTGTTATTGTCACTTTTGTTATAGGTATTTTATGCTTCTGGTATAAGGATAGTGTTGAAGGTTTTGTATCGaagatttttgaattttttataaggcTATACATAACTATTAATGttctttatataaataaatatgttttgaTAACGAACGAAACTACATCTTATGATGAGTAAcctaaaaattaaaaatttaaaattttatgatattttttatacgaTTAATAGAATGTAAAagtacttttttttaaaatctaaatattttttgatatagTTTTGGAGCAAgtgatgataaaaaattcatatatataaaaaaggtttatttaatttttttacccctctttttGTGGCTTTGAATTTCTACACgtcaatattttacatatgCTCCAAATATAATATCAGATTCGAACttattttaagattttgactaataaaaatacgtatactatatattaatgcatttttatttttatttgattttgtaaaactcagttccaaaatatcgtcagaatcgttttttagaatttatttaacccttctaagaaaaattcacaaaaaCATGTACCAAAAATAAGTTGAATATAAGTGTTAAAAATTGAGCTTTTAAGTTCCCAAAATTATCccattataattattaaatgtttttagcTCAACTTTACTTCTTAAATgttactaaaaagtatttttcagaaataatgttttctttttttcaaattcatTCATCCCATAATGGaaacttaataaaattgtaagAGGaaatacatattaaaaaactaaacattTAGATCCCGTTACAAAAtgggaaagcatacgctagtaGCAATATAAGGAAGTTTGTAATTTTAGAATAACCCTTTTATTATTCTAtccttttttaataaaaatgttttaatataaaaaattcactataattttattttgaatatattcAGTTGCATATTTATTCTTAGTCGAGTAATTAGTTTTTACACTGAACAAAagttattaaatttatatcttcATGTTGCATACAAAATGACATATTTTTGCCACGCTAGTATCATTTTGCCGTAATTTAACTATAATTCTTAAAGGTAACGAGATAAGAAAGCTTTAAGTATGTACATAAAGAACCGCGTTGATTAACTACGAGCACAAAAAAGTACTCTTTTTTAGATGTGTTTGTCTTGCTGGAGGATCTATGTGTCTACAGGGATGTAGATTGGCTTATGTTTTTGTATGCgttaaaatattgaaaaataatgttATTATGTATCACTTATCATTTCCTATAAGGTGATTTTATTCACGTTGTTTTGTTGTGTAATACTACCCAGATTATAAAATCCGTAGATTGGGGGCATCATGTATGGGGtctagatttttttacaaagaTGTGAAAAGAAATCAtatgattattattttaacgTGAAGATTAACACTTTGGCCGAGACTTATAAAATCCCGGAATCTGGATGTGCCTGTGTAAAGAAATGTATGTGCGAAGCAGATGTAGTAAGATCATTTATAGTTGTTTAGTAAAAGTCTATTCTCGGGCATTCAATACATACAAGACATTTTGATTTGTTGTGAATCATTCTAAACGTGATGTTAGTAAGATAGTAATTGATTCATCTATAATCAAAGCAATCAAATACAAAGGTTCCCCATTGGCAAGtgtatttttttggttTAATGAATAAGGTTTTTGTAAGAGTTGGTAAAGATCACAGACTCTAGTCCTTTATTTAATGgttaattttctttctgTTGCTGAGATTATACATAGCCTAATACGAAAGGACCTTcgtttataatttattacaataatattaacCCACAGAAAATTTATCTGTGATTACTTAAGTACCTTGAGCATCATTTATATGGTGTATTTGTTAGATATTTAAGAGTAAATGCACCTGGAGACCTAGACATTCTATGTAAAAGTAGCACATAAAGATATTCATGGAGGTAATTTGTATTctgtattttataaaataaagtcAAAATCATTTATGTATTAGTTCTTTAAatcgaaaaaatttaaaacgTGACTTTTCTCTTTTATCGCCTATAATCTGTTCATAAATGTCCAAACACGGACTCTTAAAATTACTAAGTCGACCCGTACGTCTGGTTAAGAAGAactgaaatattttttagaaccCCATGTTCTCTATTTTTCACagacaatattttatatgattttttttcgaatgTTACTTCATAGTCAAAAGACTACAgctctttatttattctgTCTTACAATTTTTCACTTATCTTAGATTGTTTGTTCATTTTACATAATTGAATAATAACTACAACAACATTACTTATTTTTACGTTTCAGCTAGAACATACAGGTTTTGTTTCTTTATTTTGGctattattttcttcttaatCGTGAAAAGCCGATAGTATGGCATATAGATTATTTATACttcaataaaatctttaaaagcaaatatcttcttttaatatgaattttgagaatatttaaatgcCTCTAGTAATTAATCAACCccttataaatatttatacatgATTAGTCAGtaatcttttattaaacttGGTTTATACTATAATCACTTAAGGACATGAACATACAGTTTGTAGACGTCTTCATTCATTTTTACatcattatttatattttttcttaataagaataaaaaaagatgtgGTTTTTACATCTTTCTGCATTATatgcaaatattttacatttttttttctttttaattgtaaattataCATATTATGATGCtagttttacaaaaataattcataTTATTGTTGGAAAACACAACAATACATAATTGGAAGTACCCTGGGTAATGTAGATTTACATTCACATATATTAAACCTAACCTATATGAGAAATTAGATAAACACCTCAGAAAGATAAAGTTTATTGTAATCTAAACaatttgatataaaaactATTATATGCAAATTTGTTAAATAATTCATTACATTCTATACAAATATGATGAATTGGTTTATATTCTAAGGAAGTCAATTTTCATCTTAGTCACCTTTTcaaaatgaatataaattttttatttttagttcGGGGGTTCTAACGTTAAAGCGTCCAGAGCAGAAAGATACAtactatataaatatagtaaaaaaagtggttttaaaaagatataatttgtttattatttaaaaaaaatcatttcgAATTCTTTTAAcactttatttataaaatatgtgtTTAATAGTAgtccaatttttttaaaaataaatatgaaccCTTTTTGCTCTTTTGTCATTACAAtcaatttttctatttatttaacatgttttaaaacagtttatgttttttacacAGAATACTGGTTTAGTTATTGCTATTTTTagtatatattaatttggCTCTTTATACTACTtcattgatttttatagtcAGGCCATGTCGTAATGTGTAATATTTATGCTCTTTAATGGAGGttgaattaaatataacattGATTTCATAAGATATGTTatgttttctttaaaaagtaaagtataaatatattatattattaataaagagATTGATCAAAACGTATCTTTCTATGCATGGCAAggtataataaaaattattcttgATTCAATTTGTGGAAGAAGGAAAATCTTATAAATcgctaaaaaatttgcttATTTTCTGttattatgttattttatcataacTTGATtattttggtttttttgtCACAAACCGCACCGAATCACAAAAAACAGtgctaaaaataaaaaattctatataaatattgattAGGAGGGGTAAAGTGAAAATacactataaaaattttatttaaaacttttactCAACATTTAACTTTTTGAAGACAAAGTCTGCCAAAGAAAAATAGGGAGTTTGACTTCCTATATAGGTCAGCAAGCATCTTTTTTTGGTGCTCTTTAGTTTCTCATTAAAAGTCTTGTGATTAGAGtatattgtataaaaactaaaaatataataaattaaatataaaataattttaagatcttgatttatttaacttttGATATATTACTTTCGTGGTGcgttatttttttggacACAAAACACGAGACAATTTCTCTAGAAAGTATGATAAATAccttaaaataaaatgattaaattaataatcgacaaaaaatctaaaagtGTGAATATTGATGGAgtagaaaattattaatgaaaCATTTTCCtcttattgtattttttgatttctattattataatttatcatgTTTTATTGCCCCAAAATGTTCtacttgttttttattaatataattacaGCTATCCaacttaaaaaagaagaaattgacAAAGTTATTGTTTTGACAAACAATGGACAATCTCATGTAATAGACAAGAATACTATTTTACAAAGAGAAGTTAACGAATATTTTATACCTGCAAATTTATTCATGCCTGAGGATTCCGacgaaaataatgaaacaCGGCCGATTTTAATTAATCAAAAACCACCagcatttaaaaaaaagaagagtCAGTGTTCAATAAGCAAGTGGCTATCGATAACAATTgtgtttattattattttatcttttttttatatattaatattatatttttataatgatgttaaagatttaattaagaaattttcTGCATTCTGTAAGTtcatagaaaatatttattttgctTCGGACTTTGGCAACGTATCGACTTCTTCTGCAAACGAAACTACAACCAACGTTGTTTCCCTTTAAATAAATGCTTTTAAAGAAACggttttttacttttacaaaaagcatgtattattttttatcatacttagattttaaaattttattctttgaGATGAGATGCCACTAAAATAAGCATATTAATATGAGAAAATGTGATAAGAGCttttaaatcaataaattaGTTTAGTAAATTCATAAAACATGTTtgagttaaaaaataaaaaatttgagaTAAATTGTgaacttttatttttttgatgttttagcatttatataaaattccaagaaatatttgacaAGGACAGTCAAAATCAAATCAACATTTAATGGTAAGATTGgtgtaaattttataaaaatttataatatttttgattttcaaggatagaaaaattatcatatGATACTAAAGCTGTATGAAATTGTTAAATCTCGGCTAGCAATAGAACTTAAATAATACACCAtatacttaaaatttttcatgtttatttatatgcTTTTGGTACagacatttattttaaagtttCCTGTTtaatttaagaaaaaaagtcGAATTGTAAGTTAAGTGTGTGTTTATCTTAACATGGTCACAGGTTCAAAAATGAGATATTGtgtaataaaatgaaagaCAGAAAATTATAGTTTACTTAATGCAATATTATCGTAAGAAATTATACTACGGTAACAAAtgtttcaaaaaaaataaatttgtttttataacgagtcaaatttacaaattaaagaaaCTTTCGTCATGCGAAGAATATAATAGAAGACGTTGTAGTGACACTTTATTAGTATCACAAGATATTCCgattagaaatatataagaaTGTGCAAGTAAATAAAgcatataaataaagtatGATAGTCACTACATAGGGAGATTAGGGTTAAGGccaaaaaaacttaaatggcgtttttttaaatgattaCATTTCTTTAAGATTTCTTTCTCAACAATAGTCAACAGAAGAAAACATCATAGAAAactaaacaaaattatataaacttatatttattgttatatatttttatttttttgatccccaattatgataaataaatacatggGGGCGATACCGAATCGTGAGTTAACAAGTGTTGGCTGTGGTCAAGAGGCCAGAAGGTTATTAGAAGAGTTTAAGAGATTTGTTTATGGATTAGTATTGTCTGATTATGATTTTGAGAAAAATGTAAAGAACGAGATTTTTGATCTTGGAACTGATGAGTTGAAAGAATTTATGGTTAAGAAAATTAAGATTGGAGATCATTGGAAAGTTATGGAAACCAAATTAGAGGAATTGGTTAAAGTACAGGAGGAAAAGGATATGAGATTACGGATGATTGAGGAGGTCACAAAGATGGTGGCAGAGGagattagaaatattagtAGAGAGGAAAGAATATTTGAGAAGAGAAGAACAATGAGATGTTATAATTGTTCAAGAATGGGACATAAGAGTCAGATgtgttattataaatatagaaatgtTAAGAATAAAGACGAATGTGAGAGTattaaagaagaagataGCATAGCTGTGGTGAAAGGACTTATAGGAACACATGGGATGCTAAAAGACAAAAGAAACAAGAATGGaagacaagaaataaaagatgTTATGATGAGGTAGAAAAGAACGGTCTAACATTAGAAGACATGAGAAAGAGGTTTAGGAACGTTATAGACAACGAAGAAGAGAAAATAagatattgtaaaattgaGAAATGCAGAATCAGAACTGAAGAAGGTAAGAAAGTTGTAAGGAAAGGTCAGCAGGTGCCACAAGCGCATAAAGAAGAGCtgagaaaatatattcagAGGTTAGAGACAAGGAACGTCATAAGAAGATCGACGTCGGAATATAGAAATCCGATCAAAGCTTTAATTAAGCCAGATGGAAGTATAAGACTGGTAAGCAATCTCATGGCATTAAATGATTTAGTGGAGAAAGACCCTTATGAATTAGTGAACATTAGGGATATCATAAGGAACACGCAAGGATCGAAGTTTTTCAGTGTTATAGACCTTAAGGAGGCTTTTTATGGAATCGAAATAGAAGAGCAAGACAAGCATAAGACTGCATTTGAGTATGATAAGATAGTATATGAATGGAATAGTATGGTCATGGGTTTAAAAACTCGCCTCAGATCATGCAGAGAATTATGaataagatttttgaaaaacatTTGGGTGGTAAAATAGAAGTATACATGGATGATATAGTGATTCATGCGAAGACTAGAAAAGAAcatgataaattatttgtagAAGCGATGAAATTGTTAGAACGGAATAATATGCGGATAAATTCAAGGAAAATTCAGTATTGCCAAAAGGAAGTCAAGTTATTGGGAGTTACATTAAACGGAGATGATATGATGCCGTCTGAAATCAAGAAAAACGAAGCACTAGAGTTTCCAACGCCGCAGAATGTGTCTGAcataagaagatttttaggaCTGAGTGGATGGTTTCGAGGATTTATTAAGAATTATGCGGAGAAGACATTATATATGACTGAAAGTTTGAAAGGTAAAAGTAAAGTATTGAATTGGACTGATGACTTAAATAAAGAGTTCGAAAATATGAAGGAAACGTTAAGAAGTATGAGTAAGTTGAAAATTGTAAACTATGACaaggaatttttattaagaacTGACGCGAGCAATATAGAAATGGGCGCAGTACTCATGCAGAAGAATGATAAAGAAGAGTGGGTGCCAGTACAATGGGCATCGAAGAAATTCACCCCGACGGAAACTAGATATGGTATAAGTGAAAAAGAAATGTATGCCATATATTGGggaataaagaaatttgagTATGAGTTAAGAGGacgaaaatttaaagtagaAACGGATCACAAAGCAAAGGCGAAGATAGGAAGAAAGCCgtgtt
Above is a window of Vairimorpha necatrix chromosome 2, complete sequence DNA encoding:
- a CDS encoding putative SP-containing protein — its product is MFYLFFINIITAIQLKKEEIDKVIVLTNNGQSHVIDKNTILQREVNEYFIPANLFMPEDSDENNETRPILINQKPPAFKKKKSQCSISKTVKIKSTFNGKIGVNFIKIYNIFDFQG